The following proteins are encoded in a genomic region of Desulfovibrio legallii:
- the xerD gene encoding site-specific tyrosine recombinase XerD: MTQPPAFSSPLAALLPQWCDHLLAERGLAARTVEAYRQDLESFFLFQEELALSGGRLAVAPDEQELFLYLSWLRAHQNTGRTLARRLSALRAFFAFALDAGAVAQNPALLLENPKLPLHLPEVLRKEEMEALLAQPDCSVKTGARDRCMLEMLYAAGLRVSELCNLAVLDLDLQRGLVRVFGKGSKERLVPLHDAMQRMLAVYLQSWRPAFKPTGGQLFVNRSGRALSRQYVWKMVKKYALQAGIRRAISPHTFRHSFATHLLEGGADLRSVQLLLGHADISATEIYTHVQAERLRALHHQFHPRSRA; the protein is encoded by the coding sequence ATGACGCAGCCCCCCGCTTTCTCCTCCCCTTTGGCGGCGCTTTTGCCGCAGTGGTGCGACCACCTGCTGGCCGAGCGGGGCCTGGCCGCCCGCACCGTGGAGGCCTACCGCCAGGATCTGGAAAGTTTTTTCCTGTTTCAGGAAGAGCTGGCCTTGAGCGGCGGCCGCCTGGCGGTCGCGCCGGACGAACAGGAGCTTTTTCTCTATCTCTCCTGGCTCAGGGCACACCAGAACACGGGACGAACCCTGGCGCGGCGGCTTTCCGCCCTGCGGGCCTTCTTTGCCTTTGCCCTGGACGCGGGCGCGGTGGCGCAGAATCCCGCCCTGCTGCTGGAGAATCCCAAGCTCCCCCTCCACCTTCCAGAAGTGCTGCGCAAGGAGGAGATGGAAGCCCTGCTGGCCCAGCCGGATTGCAGCGTCAAAACAGGCGCGCGCGACCGTTGCATGCTGGAAATGCTTTACGCGGCCGGGCTGCGGGTTTCCGAGCTCTGCAACCTAGCCGTGCTGGATCTGGATCTGCAGCGGGGCCTGGTGCGGGTCTTCGGCAAGGGCTCCAAAGAGCGCCTCGTCCCCCTGCACGACGCCATGCAGCGGATGCTCGCCGTGTACCTCCAGTCCTGGCGGCCTGCCTTCAAGCCCACGGGGGGACAGCTTTTCGTCAACCGTTCGGGCCGGGCCCTGAGCCGACAGTATGTCTGGAAGATGGTCAAAAAATACGCCCTGCAGGCGGGCATCCGCCGCGCCATTTCGCCGCACACTTTCCGCCACTCCTTTGCCACGCACCTGCTGGAAGGCGGCGCGGACCTGCGGTCCGTCCAGCTGCTGCTGGGCCATGCGGACATCAGCGCCACGGAAATCTATACCCATGTGCAGGCCGAGCGGCTGCGTGCCCTGCACCACCAGTTCCACCCCCGGAGCCGCGCGTGA
- the folK gene encoding 2-amino-4-hydroxy-6-hydroxymethyldihydropteridine diphosphokinase codes for MPQPAAVRAYVGLGSNAAGAAGRLTQALAALAALPDMRLGAVSAVYATEPQGYADQPWFLNQAAELLPGPGWTPCALVDALLTIEAAQGRVRSPDPALRYGPRAIDLDLLVFGAAQSADPHCLVPHPRLTQRAFVLVPLAELAPGLRVGGLPVEAWLARLPYRLEGRRIFQ; via the coding sequence ATGCCGCAACCCGCCGCTGTGCGTGCCTATGTAGGCCTGGGGTCCAACGCCGCAGGGGCGGCCGGGCGTCTGACGCAGGCCCTGGCGGCCCTGGCGGCTCTGCCGGACATGCGGCTGGGCGCGGTTTCCGCCGTCTACGCCACGGAGCCGCAGGGTTATGCGGACCAGCCCTGGTTTCTGAACCAGGCGGCCGAGCTTCTGCCGGGGCCGGGCTGGACGCCCTGCGCCCTGGTGGACGCGCTGCTGACCATTGAGGCCGCCCAGGGGCGGGTGCGCAGCCCGGATCCGGCCCTGCGCTACGGCCCGCGGGCCATTGACCTGGACCTGCTCGTGTTCGGCGCGGCGCAAAGCGCCGACCCCCACTGCCTTGTGCCGCACCCGCGGCTGACGCAGCGGGCCTTTGTGCTGGTGCCCCTGGCGGAACTGGCCCCAGGTCTTCGCGTGGGGGGCCTCCCTGTGGAGGCATGGCTGGCGCGCCTTCCCTACCGGCTGGAAGGGCGCAGAATTTTTCAGTGA
- a CDS encoding PD-(D/E)XK nuclease family protein — translation MSGAPFLLFPWQRPFLADLKAHLDQICAGAPGQALVVVPHHRPWRYLARRYAAAGYVGPLPRVLPLADLTAQWRARLLPAPLYAANELDRVAVLHKVVAAVAQEDSVLASRFAALDMGRFLPWGLRLARLFEDLFLQQIAAVDLAHMEQEVAAPAAALLGALGRIGRAYAAELQTRGWTTPGLDAAAVAADAAEIPFLFRPAAHRPVLLAGFSLLTRSEEAVLRRLWEAGAQVCLHADPALAAGGTPHWSCEPLAAWLRRWRTTAEFPPATEAAAPNADPNVTPKALSEAAPTAAPDATSGAGQAFPRPEFHFFAGYDLHSQLQELREVLTQPPGPARPGADAATAVVLTDSALLMPVLHHLPHKDVNVSMGYPLERSPLYRLLEALLRLQETRDADGRYYWRSLLQCLRHPYLNLLRAAPEPQAATPNAPEAPAAWGAPLRDALRLLEGRLRTGARFVNLPNLVQECAAELPPAQADLLRKSLTLFTTDLSSAATLEDTARGLLEICDFLLRHGGDIWRRFPLDAEALYRLSRHVVPLLRDNCLAQTPFPPAVLHSVLRQTLEQERVPFEAEPLTGLQVLGMLETRLLNFDRVLIVDATDDKLPGAPAQDPLLPDALRRVLGLPDARGRERAAAYTLFRLCAGAREVRFFWQEGISRSELFDGKKSRSRFVEQLLWEEEQRRGALLAPGEAPLATARCTLRAFAPQPQSLTRQGGLDAALARLLRRPLSATRLDVYLECPLRFVRQHLCGLEPPQEVNEGDDPAAVGTCVHATLRALYAPYLGRTLHRGEPDAAAVQECFAQALADSGLEEQLPPDSLLILKEAVPMRLARFLDNQPATTRVEALETPLNANLRLAGADYAFTGICDRLDRRDELLHVLDYKTGRIKLPDGDLWTDVSFFGHAATLCAAVLEAQECGEPTLAPTLAEALEAAFDDLRQRLHSLQLPIYLLMAQAAGLGQLGDAALVDLGDTGKEMPLFGGLDEPDLGKALGYCRTALELTLLHLTRAPLFTARPGRHCRYCPYAALCAV, via the coding sequence ATGAGCGGCGCGCCCTTTTTGCTTTTTCCCTGGCAGCGGCCTTTTCTGGCGGATCTCAAGGCCCATCTGGACCAGATCTGTGCGGGCGCGCCCGGCCAGGCTCTGGTGGTGGTACCCCACCACCGTCCCTGGCGCTATCTGGCGCGGCGGTATGCCGCCGCCGGCTATGTGGGCCCCTTGCCGCGCGTCCTGCCCCTTGCGGATCTGACGGCCCAGTGGCGGGCGCGCCTGCTCCCCGCGCCCCTCTACGCAGCCAATGAACTGGACCGCGTGGCCGTGCTGCACAAGGTCGTGGCCGCCGTGGCTCAGGAGGACAGCGTCCTGGCCTCGCGCTTCGCCGCGCTGGACATGGGGCGCTTTCTGCCCTGGGGGCTGCGCCTGGCCAGGCTGTTTGAAGACCTGTTCCTGCAACAGATAGCCGCCGTGGATCTGGCCCATATGGAGCAGGAGGTGGCCGCCCCAGCCGCGGCCCTGCTGGGCGCGCTGGGCCGCATTGGCCGGGCCTATGCGGCGGAGCTCCAGACCAGGGGCTGGACCACGCCGGGTCTGGACGCGGCCGCCGTGGCCGCCGACGCCGCAGAAATCCCCTTCCTGTTCCGTCCTGCGGCGCACCGGCCGGTGCTCCTGGCGGGCTTTTCTCTGCTAACCCGCAGCGAGGAGGCCGTGCTGCGACGGTTGTGGGAGGCCGGAGCGCAGGTCTGCCTCCACGCAGACCCGGCCCTGGCCGCAGGGGGAACGCCCCACTGGTCCTGCGAGCCGCTGGCCGCCTGGCTGCGCCGCTGGCGGACCACGGCCGAGTTTCCACCCGCAACAGAAGCCGCCGCGCCCAACGCGGATCCGAACGTTACGCCCAAGGCCCTGTCAGAGGCTGCGCCAACTGCCGCACCGGACGCGACGTCGGGCGCGGGGCAGGCGTTTCCGCGCCCGGAGTTCCATTTTTTTGCTGGCTACGACCTGCATTCCCAGCTTCAGGAATTGCGCGAAGTTCTGACGCAACCGCCGGGGCCCGCGAGGCCCGGCGCGGACGCCGCCACGGCCGTGGTTCTTACGGACAGCGCCCTGCTCATGCCCGTGCTGCACCATCTGCCGCACAAGGACGTCAACGTCTCCATGGGCTATCCGCTGGAGCGCTCCCCCCTCTACCGTCTGCTGGAGGCCCTGCTGCGCCTTCAGGAAACACGCGACGCGGATGGCCGCTACTACTGGCGATCGCTCTTGCAGTGCCTGCGCCACCCCTACCTCAACCTGCTGCGCGCCGCCCCGGAGCCACAGGCGGCAACGCCCAACGCTCCGGAGGCCCCTGCCGCGTGGGGCGCGCCCCTGCGCGACGCCCTGCGCCTGCTGGAAGGCCGCCTGCGCACGGGCGCGCGCTTTGTGAACCTGCCGAACCTGGTGCAGGAGTGCGCGGCGGAGCTGCCGCCGGCCCAGGCGGACCTGCTGCGGAAAAGCCTGACGCTCTTCACTACGGATCTGAGCTCGGCGGCCACGCTGGAAGACACGGCCCGGGGCCTGCTGGAAATCTGCGATTTTCTGCTCCGGCACGGCGGGGACATCTGGCGGCGCTTTCCCCTGGACGCCGAAGCCCTTTACCGCCTGAGCCGTCACGTTGTCCCCCTGCTGCGCGACAACTGCCTAGCGCAGACGCCCTTTCCGCCCGCGGTGCTGCACAGCGTGCTGCGCCAGACGCTGGAGCAGGAGCGCGTGCCCTTTGAAGCCGAGCCCCTCACCGGCCTGCAGGTGCTGGGCATGCTGGAAACGCGCCTGCTCAACTTTGACCGCGTGCTCATCGTGGACGCCACGGACGACAAGCTGCCGGGCGCGCCCGCCCAGGATCCGCTCCTGCCCGACGCCCTGCGCCGCGTGCTGGGCCTGCCCGACGCCCGCGGGCGGGAGCGGGCCGCAGCCTACACCCTCTTCCGCCTCTGCGCCGGCGCGCGGGAAGTGCGTTTTTTCTGGCAGGAGGGCATCAGCCGTTCCGAGCTCTTTGACGGCAAAAAAAGCCGCAGCCGCTTTGTGGAGCAACTGCTCTGGGAGGAGGAGCAGCGCCGGGGCGCACTGCTTGCGCCAGGGGAAGCCCCGCTCGCAACGGCGCGCTGCACGCTCCGCGCCTTTGCGCCGCAGCCCCAAAGCCTAACGCGCCAGGGCGGTCTTGACGCAGCCCTGGCCCGGCTTTTGCGCCGCCCCCTCTCGGCCACCAGACTCGACGTCTATCTGGAATGCCCCCTGCGCTTTGTCCGTCAGCACCTTTGCGGCCTGGAGCCCCCGCAGGAAGTCAATGAAGGCGATGACCCCGCGGCCGTGGGCACCTGCGTCCACGCCACCCTGCGCGCCCTCTACGCCCCGTACCTGGGCCGCACGCTGCACCGGGGCGAGCCGGACGCCGCGGCCGTGCAGGAGTGCTTTGCGCAAGCCCTGGCGGATTCCGGCCTGGAAGAACAGCTGCCGCCGGACAGTCTGCTTATTCTCAAGGAGGCCGTGCCCATGCGCCTGGCGCGCTTTCTGGACAACCAACCCGCAACCACACGGGTGGAGGCCCTGGAAACGCCCCTGAACGCGAACCTGCGCCTGGCCGGGGCCGACTACGCTTTTACCGGCATCTGCGACCGCCTGGACCGGCGGGACGAATTGCTCCATGTGCTGGACTACAAGACCGGACGCATCAAGCTGCCCGACGGCGACCTCTGGACGGACGTCAGCTTCTTCGGCCATGCGGCAACGCTGTGCGCCGCCGTGCTGGAAGCGCAGGAATGCGGCGAACCGACCCTTGCGCCCACGCTTGCGGAAGCGCTGGAGGCGGCTTTTGACGATCTGCGTCAACGCCTGCACAGCCTGCAGCTGCCCATCTATCTGCTTATGGCGCAGGCGGCCGGCCTGGGGCAGCTGGGCGACGCCGCCCTGGTGGACCTGGGGGATACGGGCAAGGAAATGCCTTTGTTCGGCGGCCTGGACGAACCGGATCTGGGCAAAGCCCTGGGCTACTGCCGCACGGCCCTGGAGCTTACCCTGCTGCACCTGACCCGCGCCCCGCTCTTTACGGCCCGGCCCGGCCGGCACTGCCGTTACTGCCCCTACGCCGCCCTCTGCGCCGTATGA
- a CDS encoding UvrD-helicase domain-containing protein, protein MDASAPAWHLRQVKASAGSGKTYELTRCFLQRVAACAAPAPASGACALNAAGPTGWGDILAVTFTNAAAAEMRERVITQLKSAALGRPLQGLPLDAQAAGRWVTAIMRDMSALQIRTIDSLLHLIVRAAALDLGLHPDFQPVFASEEALTPYLDLLLDEARRRNPAMLELLRQVCHALVRHGNSRGFLAGEKILSQLRPFMDKALLGELEGVSPPAELEQRRTTLIKAARAAARNLLDAAAALAWKKQALNAVEDLAAGTVKDSAFLKKADAAELFLKNQTVPPAVAAAFARCAACARDCLEEFPLLQLGQRYAPTVELARTLAEAFRRNQAEEGRLPGLLIPHLAADLLRAEHGVPDALCRLGARLTHFLVDEFQDTSAAQWRALRPLVLEALARGGSLTWVGDVKQSIYGWRGGDPDLFDAVLSDADLTALAPEGERVTLPHNWRSREQVVRHNNRLFAPLENRETALRALTALMPANAPADGLPEAAAKLAQAFAGATQQCPPQGQPGGLVQVEVLEAENVDALNAATLERLGELLEKEIGPTRPWSDVLVLVRSNRLAAETADSLLGRGIPVITENSLRLAGHPLVAQTAALLTFLDNPEDNIAFLAVISGSLFREHPKAAPLAGEDLHAWCAEGPCATPLYRRFRLRWPTVWQALLEPFFNQSGLMTPYDLTLEWFSRLKAASRFPDAAAFLRRFMEVLHRAEEKGLSTLPTFLEHWRDKGDAERVPMPEQMDAVRIMTIHKSKGLEAPVVVVPWTDFRLRVHADPLVVARGGLHYAVGNARVLGAPYFAELTRQARECLHLLYVAFTRARDALYVFRGAPVGGKKSACDALDVLWTAARLSPPYVLGALPAAAAAAAPDATLPETPRQAGALPAGDDNAPKKGEAQAAQPPAAAQKTAAAAEAASAPATAADAATTDAAPWRPMQWLPRLKIYRNPLAGMAFRPEDRGTLLHACLEHLRPTGNPEADARAALERGLRAYALPVPEDADLRRELTASLAWLAAQPRAASWLERGLAEHSLLDGHGNLLRVDLLAPEAWGSLVIDYKSGQAREEHAAQVRAYLRCLRGAAAQNGSAGTARGLLVYLDLHRFRLVEEAGVSPLAERCEELLPPEEAGS, encoded by the coding sequence ATGGACGCGTCAGCTCCTGCATGGCATCTGCGCCAGGTCAAGGCTTCGGCCGGTTCTGGCAAGACCTATGAGCTGACGCGCTGTTTTTTGCAGCGTGTGGCGGCCTGCGCCGCGCCAGCGCCGGCCAGCGGGGCCTGCGCTCTGAATGCCGCCGGCCCCACGGGCTGGGGCGATATCCTGGCCGTCACCTTCACCAACGCCGCGGCCGCGGAAATGCGCGAGCGCGTCATTACCCAGCTCAAAAGCGCCGCTCTTGGCCGCCCGCTCCAGGGCCTGCCCCTGGACGCGCAGGCGGCCGGGCGCTGGGTCACGGCCATCATGCGGGACATGAGCGCCCTGCAGATCCGCACTATAGACAGCCTCCTGCACCTCATTGTCCGCGCGGCGGCCCTGGACCTGGGCCTGCACCCGGATTTTCAGCCCGTGTTCGCCAGCGAGGAGGCCCTGACCCCCTACCTGGACCTGCTGCTGGACGAAGCCCGGCGGCGAAATCCCGCCATGCTGGAGCTGCTGCGCCAGGTCTGCCACGCCTTGGTCCGGCACGGCAACAGCCGGGGCTTTCTGGCCGGGGAAAAAATCCTGAGCCAGTTGCGCCCTTTTATGGATAAGGCGCTGCTGGGTGAACTGGAAGGCGTCTCCCCGCCCGCCGAGCTGGAGCAACGCCGGACAACCCTGATCAAGGCGGCGCGCGCCGCGGCCCGGAACCTGCTGGACGCGGCTGCGGCCCTGGCCTGGAAAAAACAGGCTTTGAACGCAGTGGAAGACCTGGCCGCGGGCACGGTGAAGGATTCGGCTTTTTTAAAAAAAGCGGACGCTGCCGAGCTGTTCCTCAAAAACCAGACCGTGCCCCCCGCCGTGGCTGCGGCCTTTGCCCGCTGCGCCGCCTGCGCCCGGGACTGTCTGGAGGAATTCCCCCTCCTGCAGCTGGGCCAGCGCTACGCGCCCACAGTGGAGCTGGCCCGCACCCTGGCCGAAGCCTTCCGGCGCAATCAGGCGGAGGAAGGGCGGCTGCCCGGCCTGCTCATTCCGCACCTGGCGGCGGACCTTTTGCGCGCCGAGCACGGCGTGCCGGACGCCCTCTGCCGCCTGGGCGCGCGGCTGACGCATTTTCTGGTGGACGAATTTCAGGATACCAGCGCCGCCCAGTGGCGCGCCCTGCGGCCGCTGGTGCTGGAGGCCCTGGCGCGCGGGGGATCGCTCACCTGGGTGGGCGACGTAAAACAATCCATCTACGGCTGGCGCGGGGGCGATCCGGATCTTTTCGACGCCGTGCTCAGCGATGCGGACCTGACCGCCCTGGCGCCCGAGGGGGAGCGCGTCACCCTGCCCCACAACTGGCGCAGCCGCGAACAGGTGGTGCGCCACAACAACCGGTTGTTCGCCCCCCTGGAAAACCGGGAAACGGCCCTGCGCGCGCTCACGGCGCTGATGCCCGCCAACGCGCCAGCGGACGGCCTGCCCGAGGCGGCCGCCAAACTGGCGCAGGCCTTTGCGGGCGCAACGCAGCAGTGCCCGCCCCAGGGCCAACCGGGCGGCCTGGTGCAGGTAGAGGTGCTGGAGGCCGAAAACGTCGACGCCCTGAACGCGGCGACCCTGGAGCGCCTGGGCGAGCTTCTGGAAAAAGAAATCGGCCCGACGCGCCCCTGGTCCGATGTGCTGGTCCTGGTGCGGTCCAACCGCCTGGCTGCCGAGACGGCGGACAGCCTGCTTGGCCGGGGCATCCCGGTCATCACGGAAAACAGCCTGCGCCTCGCCGGGCACCCGCTGGTGGCTCAGACCGCAGCCCTGCTGACCTTTCTGGACAATCCGGAAGACAATATCGCCTTTCTTGCCGTCATCAGCGGTTCGCTGTTCCGCGAGCACCCCAAGGCCGCCCCGCTGGCCGGGGAGGATCTGCACGCCTGGTGCGCCGAAGGCCCTTGCGCCACCCCCCTCTACCGCCGGTTCCGCCTGCGCTGGCCAACAGTCTGGCAAGCGCTGCTGGAACCCTTCTTCAACCAGTCCGGGCTCATGACGCCCTACGACCTGACCCTGGAATGGTTTTCCCGCCTTAAGGCCGCCAGCCGCTTCCCCGATGCCGCGGCCTTTCTGCGCCGCTTTATGGAGGTGCTGCACCGCGCCGAAGAAAAAGGCCTCTCCACCCTGCCCACCTTCCTCGAACACTGGCGGGACAAGGGCGATGCCGAACGAGTGCCCATGCCGGAACAAATGGACGCCGTACGCATCATGACCATCCACAAATCCAAGGGCCTGGAAGCGCCGGTGGTGGTGGTGCCCTGGACGGACTTCCGCCTTCGGGTCCACGCCGATCCCCTGGTGGTTGCGCGGGGCGGGCTGCACTATGCGGTGGGCAACGCCAGGGTTCTGGGCGCGCCCTACTTTGCGGAGCTGACCCGCCAGGCCCGCGAATGTCTGCATCTGCTCTATGTGGCCTTTACCCGCGCGCGGGACGCCCTGTACGTTTTTCGCGGCGCGCCCGTGGGCGGCAAAAAATCCGCCTGCGACGCCCTGGACGTGCTCTGGACGGCGGCCAGACTCTCCCCCCCCTATGTGCTGGGCGCGCTGCCCGCTGCCGCGGCCGCGGCAGCGCCCGACGCGACCCTGCCGGAAACGCCGCGGCAAGCGGGAGCCCTCCCCGCCGGGGACGACAACGCGCCGAAGAAGGGCGAAGCCCAGGCCGCCCAGCCGCCAGCAGCAGCGCAAAAAACGGCCGCCGCAGCGGAAGCGGCAAGCGCCCCCGCGACAGCTGCGGACGCCGCAACAACGGATGCCGCCCCCTGGCGGCCCATGCAGTGGCTGCCGCGCCTGAAAATTTACCGCAACCCCTTGGCAGGAATGGCCTTCCGACCTGAAGACAGGGGCACCTTGCTGCACGCCTGCCTGGAACATCTGCGCCCCACGGGCAACCCGGAGGCAGACGCCCGCGCGGCCCTGGAGCGCGGCCTGCGCGCCTACGCCCTGCCTGTGCCTGAAGACGCGGACTTGCGCCGAGAGCTCACAGCCTCCCTGGCCTGGCTGGCCGCCCAGCCTCGCGCGGCCTCCTGGCTGGAGCGCGGTCTGGCGGAGCATTCCTTGCTGGACGGGCACGGCAACCTGCTGCGGGTGGATCTGCTGGCGCCCGAAGCCTGGGGCAGCCTGGTCATTGATTACAAAAGCGGCCAGGCCAGGGAAGAACATGCGGCCCAGGTGCGCGCCTACCTCCGTTGTCTGCGGGGCGCGGCCGCGCAAAACGGATCGGCCGGGACCGCGCGCGGCCTGCTGGTGTATCTTGATCTGCACCGCTTCCGTCTGGTGGAGGAAGCGGGCGTCTCCCCCCTGGCGGAACGCTGTGAGGAATTGCTGCCCCCGGAGGAAGCCGGATCATGA
- a CDS encoding NAD(P)H-dependent flavin oxidoreductase, with protein MPFPALRIGNLTARIPVVQGGMGVGISLSGLASAVANQGGIGVIAGAMIGMKEPDVAKDPLTANLRALRTEILKARQMTDGIIGVNLMVALTTFSQMVRTAIESKADIIFSGAGLPLDMPRHLLQMCEEKKEEFKTKLVPIVSSARAATVIAKKWVTHFGYTPDAFVVEGPKAGGHLGFKPEELHDPSHALEVLVPQVVDAVKPMEDKCGRAVPVIAAGGVYSGADIMKFLELGASGVQMGTRFVATHECDADERFKQSYLAARPEDVTIIKSPVGMPGRALENEFIQESRAGNKKPFKCIFHCVKTCEQEKTPYCIAQALINAMRGNLERGFAFCGANVARVNAIISVRELMDSLQKEFDEAKNSFSKSVQNVQSMLGRVAGMQ; from the coding sequence ATGCCTTTCCCCGCGCTTCGCATAGGTAACCTCACAGCCCGCATCCCTGTTGTTCAGGGCGGCATGGGCGTGGGCATTTCACTTTCCGGTCTGGCTTCGGCCGTGGCCAACCAGGGCGGCATCGGCGTCATTGCCGGAGCTATGATCGGCATGAAGGAACCCGACGTGGCCAAGGATCCCCTCACCGCCAACCTGCGGGCCCTGCGCACTGAAATACTTAAAGCCCGTCAGATGACGGACGGCATTATCGGCGTCAACCTCATGGTGGCCCTCACCACCTTTAGCCAAATGGTGCGCACGGCCATCGAAAGCAAGGCGGACATCATCTTTTCCGGCGCGGGCCTGCCCCTGGACATGCCCCGCCACCTGCTGCAGATGTGCGAAGAAAAAAAAGAGGAATTCAAGACCAAGCTCGTGCCCATCGTCTCTTCCGCCCGGGCTGCCACGGTCATTGCCAAAAAATGGGTGACCCACTTCGGCTACACCCCCGACGCCTTTGTGGTGGAAGGCCCCAAAGCGGGCGGGCACCTGGGCTTCAAGCCCGAAGAACTGCACGACCCAAGCCACGCCCTGGAAGTGCTGGTGCCCCAGGTGGTTGACGCCGTTAAACCCATGGAAGACAAGTGCGGCCGGGCCGTGCCCGTCATTGCGGCGGGCGGCGTTTACTCCGGCGCGGACATCATGAAGTTTCTGGAGCTGGGCGCTTCCGGCGTGCAGATGGGCACCCGCTTTGTGGCCACCCACGAGTGCGACGCCGACGAGCGCTTCAAGCAGTCCTACCTGGCGGCCAGGCCTGAAGACGTCACCATTATCAAAAGCCCGGTGGGCATGCCCGGCCGTGCCCTGGAAAATGAATTTATCCAGGAATCCCGCGCGGGCAACAAAAAGCCCTTCAAGTGCATCTTCCACTGCGTCAAAACCTGCGAGCAGGAAAAAACGCCCTACTGCATTGCCCAGGCCCTTATCAACGCCATGCGCGGCAACCTGGAGCGCGGCTTTGCCTTTTGCGGGGCCAACGTGGCGCGCGTCAACGCCATCATCTCCGTGCGCGAGCTCATGGACAGCCTGCAGAAAGAGTTCGACGAAGCCAAAAACTCCTTCAGCAAAAGCGTGCAGAACGTCCAGAGCATGCTGGGCCGCGTGGCTGGCATGCAGTAG
- a CDS encoding transcriptional regulator has translation MWKWLILIAAAYVLYRLFANDVLKKKKETKEESAAEVERKVAAGEMVKDPECGAYVSTEGNISVRDGEKVYRFCSYECRDKFLQRLQEGGRELPPRDTE, from the coding sequence ATGTGGAAATGGCTGATTCTTATTGCGGCGGCCTATGTGCTGTACCGCCTGTTTGCCAACGACGTGCTCAAGAAGAAAAAAGAAACCAAGGAAGAAAGCGCCGCCGAAGTGGAACGCAAGGTGGCCGCCGGTGAAATGGTCAAAGACCCGGAATGCGGGGCCTACGTTTCCACCGAAGGCAATATTTCCGTGCGCGACGGCGAGAAGGTCTACCGCTTTTGCAGCTACGAGTGTCGGGACAAATTTTTGCAGCGCCTGCAGGAGGGCGGCCGTGAGCTGCCGCCCAGGGATACGGAATAG